From Rhodoferax sp. AJA081-3, the proteins below share one genomic window:
- a CDS encoding CatA-like O-acetyltransferase, with protein sequence MSTNDPNPQYLDLDSWHRRSAFDFFRGFDIPTFNLCARLDVALLRQAVKDLGVGSLSLAYHFIAIQLANDIEPFRYRLEGDRVRVYDTVHGSTTVLREDDSFGFATLEYNRNFAAFCAQGAQALARGRLRDAPFEPSKHQTATLHMTTLPWVHFSSYSNARQWGAHDSIPTFAFGRIETDGARQWMPLSVEVHHALMDGLHVGRYFQGFEAALRAPETWLRDRA encoded by the coding sequence ATGAGCACCAACGACCCCAACCCGCAGTACCTGGATCTGGACAGCTGGCACCGGCGTTCGGCTTTTGATTTCTTCCGCGGTTTTGACATCCCGACCTTCAACCTGTGTGCGCGGCTGGATGTTGCGTTGTTACGCCAGGCGGTGAAAGACCTGGGTGTGGGCAGCCTGTCGCTGGCCTACCACTTCATTGCCATACAGCTGGCCAATGACATCGAACCCTTTCGCTACCGGCTGGAGGGGGACCGTGTACGTGTGTACGACACCGTACATGGCAGTACCACCGTGTTGCGCGAGGACGATTCCTTTGGTTTTGCCACGCTGGAATACAACCGCAATTTCGCGGCCTTCTGTGCCCAGGGCGCGCAAGCCCTTGCCAGAGGCCGCCTGCGCGACGCGCCGTTCGAGCCCTCCAAGCACCAGACCGCAACACTGCACATGACAACCTTGCCCTGGGTGCACTTCAGCAGTTACTCCAATGCCCGCCAGTGGGGTGCACACGACTCCATACCTACCTTTGCCTTTGGCCGCATAGAGACGGACGGTGCACGCCAGTGGATGCCGCTGTCAGTCGAGGTGCACCACGCCCTGATGGACGGCTTGCACGTTGGACGTTACTTCCAGGGATTTGAGGCTGCATTGCGTGCACCTGAAACCTGGCTGCGCGACAGGGCGTAG
- a CDS encoding 2-oxoglutarate dehydrogenase E1 component — protein sequence MSETTSQKTSPASVYSAYASNTYLFGGNAPYVEEMYENYLSNPGSVPDSWRDYFDALQHVPAVDGTNARDVPHLPVINAFAERAKQGGTQVVLATGADSEMGRKRTAVQQLIAAYRNVGARWANLDPLKRQERDNIPELELSFYGFSDADQETVFNTSNTFFGRDSMSLRDLMNALHETYCGTIGAEYMYTTDQNQKRWWQQKLETIRSKPQFSAEKKKQILDRLTAAEGLERFLHTKYVGQKRFSLEGGESFIAAMDELIQQAGAKGVQEIVIGMAHRGRLNVLVNTLGKMPSDLFAEFDHTAPEELTAGDVKYHQGFSSDVSTPGGPVHLSLAFNPSHLEIVNPVVEGSVRARMDRRGDPLGNQVLPVLVHGDAAFGGQGVNQETLCLAQTRGYTTGGTVHIIINNQIGFTTSDPRDMRSSAFCTDIVKMVESPVLHVNGDDPEAVVLATQLALEYRLEFRQDVVVDITCFRKLGHNEQDTPALTQPLMYKKIAAHPGTRKLYADKLAAQGLGETLGEDMVKAYRAAMDAGKHTVDPVLTNFKSKYAVDWAPFLGKKWTDAGDTAIPLTEWKRLVERLTTLPATIAPHSLVKKVYDDRAAMGRGDINVDWGMGESMAFASLVASGYPVRLSGEDSGRGTFTHRHAVIHDQAREKWDAGTYVPLSNVADNQAPFVVIDSILSEEAVLAYEYGYASNDPNTLVIWEAQFGDFANGAQVVIDQFIASGEVKWGRVNGITLMLPHGYEGQGPEHSSARLERFMQLAADANMQIVQPTTAAQIFHVLRRQMVRNLRKPLIIFTPKSLLRNKDATSPLNEFTKGSFQTVLGESATLKADKVKRVVACSGKVYYDLVKKREEKGLEDVAIIRVEQLYPFPHKAFATELKKYPNATDIVWCQDEPQNQGAWFFIQHNIHENMADGQRLGYSGRAASASPAVGYAHLHQEQQKALVEGAFGKLKGFILTK from the coding sequence ATGAGTGAAACAACGTCGCAGAAGACGAGCCCAGCGTCTGTCTATAGCGCTTACGCAAGCAATACGTACCTTTTCGGTGGCAATGCGCCATACGTCGAAGAGATGTACGAAAACTATCTTTCCAACCCCGGCAGCGTGCCCGATTCTTGGCGCGACTACTTTGATGCGCTGCAGCACGTGCCAGCGGTCGACGGCACCAATGCCCGCGACGTACCACACCTGCCGGTCATCAACGCCTTTGCCGAGCGCGCCAAACAGGGCGGCACCCAGGTGGTGCTGGCCACCGGCGCAGACTCCGAAATGGGCCGCAAGCGCACCGCGGTGCAGCAGCTGATTGCCGCCTACCGCAACGTGGGCGCACGCTGGGCCAATCTGGACCCGCTGAAGCGCCAGGAGCGCGACAACATCCCTGAGCTGGAACTGTCGTTTTACGGCTTCAGCGACGCGGACCAGGAAACGGTTTTCAACACCAGCAACACCTTCTTCGGCCGCGACTCCATGAGCCTGCGCGACCTGATGAACGCGCTGCACGAAACCTACTGCGGCACCATTGGCGCCGAGTACATGTACACCACGGACCAGAACCAGAAGCGCTGGTGGCAACAAAAACTGGAAACCATCCGCAGCAAACCCCAGTTCAGCGCCGAGAAGAAGAAACAGATCCTGGACCGCCTGACCGCGGCCGAGGGCCTGGAGCGTTTCCTGCACACCAAATACGTGGGGCAGAAGCGTTTCTCGCTGGAAGGTGGTGAGAGCTTCATCGCCGCCATGGACGAGCTGATCCAGCAGGCCGGCGCCAAGGGCGTGCAGGAAATCGTGATCGGTATGGCCCACCGCGGCCGCCTGAACGTGCTGGTCAACACCCTGGGCAAGATGCCCAGCGACCTGTTCGCCGAGTTTGACCACACCGCCCCCGAAGAGCTGACCGCCGGCGACGTGAAGTACCACCAGGGCTTCAGTTCGGATGTGTCTACGCCTGGCGGCCCGGTTCACCTGTCCCTGGCGTTTAACCCCTCGCACCTGGAAATCGTCAACCCCGTGGTTGAAGGCTCGGTGCGCGCCCGCATGGACCGCCGTGGCGACCCGTTGGGCAACCAGGTGCTGCCCGTGCTGGTGCACGGTGATGCCGCATTCGGTGGCCAGGGCGTCAACCAGGAAACCCTGTGCCTGGCCCAGACCCGAGGCTACACCACCGGCGGTACGGTGCACATCATCATTAACAACCAGATCGGTTTCACCACCTCTGACCCGCGCGACATGCGCTCCAGCGCCTTCTGTACCGACATCGTCAAGATGGTTGAGTCGCCCGTGCTGCACGTCAACGGTGATGACCCCGAAGCCGTGGTGCTGGCCACCCAGCTGGCGCTGGAGTACCGCCTGGAATTCCGCCAGGACGTGGTGGTGGACATCACTTGCTTCCGCAAGCTGGGCCACAACGAGCAGGACACACCGGCGCTGACCCAGCCGCTGATGTACAAGAAGATCGCCGCCCACCCCGGTACCCGCAAGCTGTACGCCGACAAGCTGGCCGCGCAAGGCCTGGGCGAAACCCTGGGCGAGGACATGGTCAAGGCCTACCGTGCCGCCATGGACGCCGGCAAACACACGGTCGATCCCGTGCTGACCAATTTCAAGAGCAAATACGCCGTGGATTGGGCACCCTTCCTGGGCAAGAAGTGGACCGATGCCGGCGACACCGCCATCCCGCTGACCGAATGGAAACGCCTGGTTGAAAGGCTGACCACGCTGCCCGCCACCATCGCACCCCACTCGCTGGTCAAAAAGGTGTACGACGACCGTGCGGCCATGGGCCGTGGCGATATCAATGTGGATTGGGGCATGGGCGAAAGCATGGCCTTCGCGTCGCTGGTCGCCAGCGGCTACCCGGTGCGTTTGTCGGGCGAAGACAGTGGCCGCGGCACGTTTACCCACCGCCACGCGGTGATCCACGACCAGGCCCGTGAGAAGTGGGACGCCGGCACCTATGTGCCCCTGTCCAATGTGGCCGACAACCAGGCTCCCTTTGTTGTCATCGACTCCATCCTGTCTGAAGAGGCTGTGCTGGCCTACGAATACGGCTATGCGTCGAATGACCCCAACACACTGGTGATCTGGGAAGCCCAGTTCGGCGACTTTGCCAATGGCGCCCAGGTGGTCATCGACCAGTTCATCGCGTCCGGCGAAGTGAAGTGGGGCCGTGTCAACGGCATCACGCTGATGCTGCCGCACGGCTACGAGGGCCAGGGTCCTGAGCACAGCTCGGCACGCCTGGAGCGCTTCATGCAGTTGGCGGCCGATGCCAACATGCAGATCGTGCAGCCCACCACAGCGGCCCAGATCTTCCACGTGTTGCGCCGCCAGATGGTGCGCAACCTGCGCAAACCGCTGATCATCTTCACACCCAAATCCTTGCTGCGCAACAAGGATGCGACATCGCCGCTGAACGAGTTCACCAAGGGCAGCTTCCAGACCGTGCTGGGCGAGAGCGCGACGCTGAAGGCCGACAAGGTCAAGCGTGTGGTGGCCTGCTCGGGCAAGGTGTACTACGACCTGGTCAAGAAGCGCGAAGAAAAGGGTCTGGAAGACGTGGCCATCATCCGTGTGGAGCAGCTCTATCCTTTCCCACACAAGGCATTTGCGACTGAGTTGAAGAAGTACCCCAATGCGACCGACATCGTGTGGTGCCAGGACGAGCCACAGAACCAGGGGGCCTGGTTCTTCATCCAGCACAACATCCACGAAAACATGGCCGATGGCCAGCGCCTGGGTTACTCCGGCCGCGCCGCGTCGGCTTCGCCGGCAGTGGGTTATGCCCACCTGCACCAGGAACAGCAAAAGGCTTTGGTAGAGGGCGCGTTTGGCAAGCTCAAGGGCTTCATCCTGACCAAATAA
- the odhB gene encoding 2-oxoglutarate dehydrogenase complex dihydrolipoyllysine-residue succinyltransferase translates to MAIVEVKVPQLSESVAEATLLQWKKKVGDSVSVDEILIEVETDKVVLEVPAPSAGVIVELVAGDGATVAAEQLIARIDTEGKAGAVAAPAAAPAAAVASAPAAPAAATGGSKGDVAMPAAAKLLADNNLAVGAVAGTGKDGRVTKGDVLGAVAAGASAPKTVAAVAIPTGAPTKSLPQVAAPSVHLGDRPEQRVPMSRLRARVAERLLQSQSTNAILTTFNEINMAPVMEMRKRMQERFEKEHGVKLGFMSFFVKAAVHALKKFPVLNASVDGNDIVYHGYFDIGIAVGSPRGLVVPILRNADQMSFAEIEKKIAEFGQKAKDGKLGIEDMTGGTFSISNGGTFGSMMSTPIINPPQSAILGVHATKDRAMVENGVVVVRPMNYFAMSYDHRIIDGREAVLGLVAMKDALEDPARLLFDI, encoded by the coding sequence ATGGCAATCGTAGAAGTAAAAGTTCCCCAGCTGTCTGAGTCGGTGGCTGAAGCCACCCTGTTGCAGTGGAAGAAAAAAGTCGGCGACTCGGTGTCGGTGGACGAGATCCTGATCGAAGTGGAAACCGACAAGGTTGTCTTGGAAGTGCCCGCGCCCAGCGCTGGCGTCATCGTGGAGCTGGTCGCAGGCGACGGCGCCACCGTAGCGGCGGAGCAGTTGATTGCCCGCATCGACACCGAAGGCAAAGCGGGCGCCGTAGCGGCCCCCGCCGCCGCGCCTGCCGCCGCCGTTGCATCTGCACCCGCAGCGCCTGCCGCTGCCACGGGCGGTTCCAAGGGTGATGTGGCCATGCCCGCAGCCGCCAAGCTTTTGGCGGACAACAACTTGGCGGTGGGTGCCGTAGCCGGCACCGGCAAAGACGGCCGTGTCACCAAGGGTGATGTACTGGGCGCTGTGGCAGCCGGTGCTTCTGCTCCTAAAACAGTAGCGGCAGTGGCAATCCCCACGGGGGCTCCCACCAAATCTTTGCCACAGGTTGCGGCTCCTAGCGTGCACCTGGGTGACCGCCCCGAGCAGCGTGTGCCCATGAGCCGCCTGCGCGCACGTGTGGCCGAGCGTCTGCTGCAATCCCAAAGCACCAACGCCATCCTGACCACCTTCAACGAAATCAACATGGCGCCGGTCATGGAGATGCGCAAACGCATGCAGGAGCGTTTCGAGAAGGAACACGGCGTCAAGCTGGGCTTTATGAGCTTTTTCGTCAAGGCTGCTGTGCACGCCCTGAAGAAATTCCCGGTGCTGAACGCGTCGGTGGACGGCAACGACATCGTTTACCACGGCTACTTTGACATCGGTATTGCGGTGGGCTCGCCCCGCGGTCTGGTGGTGCCCATCTTGCGCAATGCGGACCAGATGAGTTTTGCCGAGATTGAGAAAAAGATCGCTGAGTTTGGCCAGAAAGCCAAGGACGGCAAGCTGGGTATTGAAGACATGACCGGCGGTACCTTTTCCATCTCCAACGGTGGCACCTTCGGCTCCATGATGTCCACCCCCATCATCAACCCGCCACAGTCGGCCATCCTGGGTGTGCACGCTACCAAGGACCGCGCCATGGTGGAAAACGGTGTGGTGGTGGTGCGCCCCATGAACTACTTCGCCATGTCCTACGACCACCGCATTATCGACGGCCGCGAAGCCGTGCTGGGCCTGGTGGCGATGAAAGACGCGCTGGAAGATCCTGCACGTCTGTTGTTTGATATCTAA
- the lpdA gene encoding dihydrolipoyl dehydrogenase, with protein sequence MSKQFDVIVIGGGPGGYIAAIRAAQLGFNVACIDEWKNEKGGPAPGGTCTNVGCIPSKALLQSSEHFHHANHHFAEHGISATGVSMDVAKMLARKNTVVKQNNDGILYLFKKNKIAFFHGRGSFVKASDGGYEIKVAGAAEETLTGKQIIIATGSNARALPGTPFDEVNVLSNDGALNIGAVPKKLGLIGSGVIGLEMGSVWKRLGADVTILEGLPTFLGAVDEGVAKEAFKAFTKQGLKIELGVKVGEIKNGKKGVSVAYTNAKGEAQTLDVDKLIISIGRVPNTIGLNTEAVGLALDERGAIVVDADCKTNLPGVWAVGDVVRGPMLAHKAEEEGVAVAERIAGQHGHVNFNTVPWVIYTSPEIAWVGRTEQQLKADGVAYKAGQFPFLANGRARALGDTTGFVKFLADATTDEILGVHIVGPQASELISEAVVAMEFKASAEDIARICHAHPSLSEATKEAALAVDKRTLNF encoded by the coding sequence ATGAGTAAACAATTCGACGTGATCGTCATTGGCGGTGGCCCCGGTGGTTATATCGCCGCCATCCGCGCCGCCCAGTTGGGCTTCAACGTAGCCTGTATCGATGAGTGGAAGAACGAGAAGGGTGGCCCAGCCCCCGGCGGTACTTGCACCAATGTGGGCTGTATTCCGTCTAAGGCCTTGCTGCAGTCGTCTGAGCACTTCCACCACGCCAACCACCACTTTGCCGAACACGGCATTTCGGCTACGGGTGTGAGCATGGATGTGGCCAAGATGCTGGCCCGCAAGAACACCGTGGTGAAACAGAACAACGACGGCATCCTGTACCTGTTCAAGAAGAACAAGATTGCCTTCTTCCACGGCCGTGGTTCGTTCGTCAAGGCCTCCGACGGTGGCTATGAGATCAAGGTGGCAGGCGCTGCCGAAGAAACCCTCACCGGCAAACAAATCATCATCGCCACCGGCTCCAATGCCCGTGCGCTGCCCGGCACTCCGTTTGATGAAGTTAATGTGTTGTCCAACGACGGCGCCTTGAACATCGGCGCCGTACCCAAAAAGCTGGGCCTGATCGGCTCCGGCGTAATCGGCCTGGAAATGGGCTCGGTCTGGAAGCGCCTGGGTGCAGACGTCACCATCCTCGAAGGCCTGCCCACTTTCCTGGGCGCGGTGGACGAAGGCGTGGCCAAGGAGGCGTTCAAGGCCTTCACCAAGCAGGGTCTGAAGATTGAGCTGGGCGTCAAGGTCGGCGAGATCAAGAACGGCAAAAAAGGCGTGTCCGTGGCCTACACCAATGCCAAGGGTGAAGCACAGACGCTGGACGTCGACAAACTCATCATCTCCATCGGCCGTGTGCCCAACACCATCGGTCTGAATACCGAAGCGGTGGGCCTGGCGCTGGACGAGCGCGGTGCCATCGTGGTGGACGCCGACTGCAAGACCAATCTGCCCGGCGTATGGGCGGTGGGCGATGTGGTGCGTGGCCCCATGCTGGCGCACAAGGCGGAGGAAGAGGGCGTTGCCGTGGCGGAGCGTATTGCTGGCCAGCACGGGCACGTCAACTTCAACACCGTGCCCTGGGTGATCTACACCAGCCCCGAAATTGCGTGGGTGGGCCGTACCGAGCAGCAGCTCAAGGCGGATGGCGTGGCCTACAAGGCTGGGCAGTTCCCCTTCCTGGCCAACGGCCGCGCACGTGCGTTGGGCGACACCACCGGGTTTGTCAAGTTTCTGGCTGATGCCACGACCGACGAAATCCTGGGTGTACACATCGTGGGTCCGCAGGCATCTGAATTGATCTCCGAAGCCGTGGTGGCCATGGAATTCAAGGCCAGTGCCGAGGACATCGCCCGCATTTGCCATGCCCACCCGTCCTTGAGTGAGGCGACCAAGGAAGCCGCATTGGCGGTGGACAAGCGGACATTGAATTTCTAA
- the zapE gene encoding cell division protein ZapE — MVSVKQTYEAELASRGYVADPAQLRAVDALERCAREWADFKEQRSNAFKKLINRPDVPRGVYLYGGVGRGKSFLMDCFYNAVPLKRKTRLHFHEFMREVHRELSDLQGTVNPLDELGKRIAKRFRLICFDEFHVADITDAMILHRLLSALFENGVGFVTTSNFKPDELYPGGLHRDRILPAIALLNERLEVLNVDNGTDYRKRTMDSLKLYHMPNGPAADAAMEQAFNALEETHDEEPVLNIESRKIWVRRKAGGVVWFDFKSLCGGPRSQNDYLEIATQFHTIFLSDVPHMPLRMASEARRFTWLIDVLYDRRVKLIMSAEVAPIDLYTDGPMAHEFPRTVSRLSEMQSQEYLSQERRVVDTGLT, encoded by the coding sequence ATGGTGAGCGTCAAACAAACCTACGAGGCCGAGCTGGCCAGCCGTGGTTATGTGGCCGACCCCGCGCAGTTGCGCGCGGTCGATGCGCTGGAGCGCTGTGCACGCGAGTGGGCAGACTTCAAGGAGCAGCGCTCCAACGCCTTCAAGAAGCTGATCAACCGCCCCGATGTCCCCCGCGGGGTCTACCTGTACGGTGGCGTGGGGCGGGGCAAGAGTTTTTTGATGGACTGCTTCTACAACGCGGTCCCCCTCAAACGCAAGACACGTCTGCACTTCCACGAGTTCATGCGCGAGGTGCACCGCGAACTATCGGACCTGCAGGGCACGGTCAATCCCTTGGACGAGCTGGGAAAACGCATAGCCAAGCGTTTCCGCCTGATCTGTTTTGACGAATTCCATGTGGCGGACATAACCGACGCGATGATCCTGCACCGCTTGTTGTCGGCGCTGTTCGAGAACGGTGTGGGTTTTGTCACCACGTCCAACTTCAAGCCCGACGAACTGTACCCGGGCGGACTGCACCGCGACCGCATCCTGCCCGCCATTGCGCTGCTAAACGAGCGCCTGGAGGTGCTCAACGTGGACAACGGCACCGACTACCGCAAGCGCACGATGGACTCGCTGAAGCTGTACCACATGCCCAACGGACCGGCCGCAGATGCGGCCATGGAGCAGGCCTTCAACGCGCTAGAAGAAACCCACGACGAAGAGCCGGTGCTGAACATTGAGTCGCGCAAGATCTGGGTGCGCCGCAAGGCAGGCGGGGTGGTGTGGTTTGATTTCAAATCGTTGTGTGGCGGGCCGCGTTCGCAGAACGACTACCTGGAAATCGCCACCCAGTTCCACACGATTTTTCTGAGTGACGTGCCCCATATGCCCTTGCGCATGGCGTCCGAGGCGCGGCGGTTTACCTGGTTGATTGATGTCCTGTATGACAGACGTGTCAAGCTGATCATGTCGGCCGAGGTGGCGCCGATTGACCTGTACACCGATGGGCCCATGGCCCACGAGTTTCCGCGCACCGTGTCGCGCCTGAGCGAAATGCAGTCGCAGGAATACCTCTCGCAGGAGCGGCGTGTGGTGGATACAGGCCTGACATGA
- a CDS encoding PP2C family serine/threonine-protein phosphatase, with amino-acid sequence MATGYRLTASTGIHKGDREYQQDQIALLKHPRINGCILAIVADGMGGRSGGRKASDQVMMTSKQLFERYDPDTDDASAILAQVVQEAHVVIKLTAISSEEEPHSTLAAFLINAGGDCHWAHTGDSRIYHFHGNRFVKRTMDHSYVQALVNRGEITEEQAAVHPQSNILMGCLGTENDPPVDFHFISQLRPGDVLMACSDGIWHYFNTGELGSVLSTLSAREATEFLIEKARSRGRGVGDNLSIVVVKLEPLTP; translated from the coding sequence ATGGCCACTGGTTACCGACTCACTGCTTCCACAGGTATACACAAGGGCGACCGCGAGTACCAGCAGGACCAGATCGCGCTCTTGAAACACCCGCGTATCAATGGTTGCATATTGGCCATCGTGGCCGATGGCATGGGTGGACGCAGCGGCGGCCGCAAGGCCTCGGATCAGGTCATGATGACCTCCAAGCAACTCTTCGAGCGTTACGACCCCGACACCGACGACGCCTCAGCCATCCTGGCACAGGTGGTGCAGGAAGCCCACGTAGTCATCAAGCTCACAGCCATTTCCTCAGAAGAAGAGCCCCACAGCACCCTGGCGGCTTTCCTGATCAACGCCGGTGGCGACTGCCACTGGGCCCACACGGGCGATTCCCGTATTTACCATTTCCACGGCAACCGCTTCGTCAAGCGCACCATGGACCACTCGTATGTGCAGGCCCTGGTCAACCGCGGTGAGATCACCGAGGAGCAAGCGGCCGTACACCCGCAGTCCAATATCCTGATGGGCTGCCTGGGTACCGAGAACGATCCTCCGGTGGATTTCCATTTCATCTCCCAGTTGCGCCCCGGCGACGTGCTGATGGCCTGCAGCGACGGTATTTGGCACTACTTCAACACGGGCGAACTCGGTTCCGTCCTGTCCACGCTGAGTGCACGTGAGGCCACCGAGTTTTTGATCGAAAAGGCCCGCTCCCGCGGCCGCGGTGTGGGTGACAACCTGTCGATTGTGGTGGTCAAGCTCGAACCCCTCACGCCCTAG
- a CDS encoding YdcH family protein, which yields MVTNLHSPERHLIELRMEHADLDALIDRAANDAPVDELMMRRLKKRRLSLRDEIARVERELQPNEPA from the coding sequence TTGGTAACAAATCTCCACTCACCTGAACGCCATTTGATCGAGTTGCGGATGGAGCATGCCGACCTGGATGCTCTGATAGACCGCGCGGCCAATGATGCGCCGGTAGACGAACTGATGATGCGCAGGCTCAAAAAACGCCGTTTGTCCCTGCGTGACGAAATTGCGCGTGTGGAGCGTGAATTGCAGCCCAACGAGCCGGCCTGA
- a CDS encoding ATP-dependent DNA helicase has protein sequence MGLQDLVARAFDVDGALAQCVDEFTPRSGQTAMANAVAATLESGGALVVEAGTGVGKTFAYLVPTLLSGERVLLSTATKTLQDQLFGRDIPRLVAALGMPVRAALLKGRSSYLCMLRLGDARHSEMAHKASVQRDLGRVEAWSQTTRAGDMAELTQLDERSPVIPLVTSTRDNCLGARCPQISNCHVNLARREAMAADVVVINHHLFFADLNIRESGVAELLPTVRAVVFDEAHQLNEIGVNFLGRQLTTHQLDNFGRDLALQGHKMVLAHTAWPDMLVELSRSVQALRALCGGSQATGRIAWEAEQPAGIAAQDWQAVVSDVHTALQHTDVVLRSMEDLSPELQALHERASRLMAELDVFSHAVQAGAVRWLEVGSSQVRLVQSPLDIADAMRSRVNSAETDGGNHKSWIFTSATLGHDAHMAHFVASCGLEGAQVLQVQSPFDYMAQAALYIPEHMPKPGDAGHSTAVARLVAQGAAALGGRTLVLTTTLRAMRDIAAALREHFGALSFMDVLLQGESPKRELTERFVRGAVAGNNGCILVGSASFWEGIDVPGDALQMVVIDKLPFAPPGDPVVEARSRQLEASGSNPFHHYHVPQAAIALKQGAGRLIRRETDRGMLVVCDVRLSQMAYGRRILAALPAMRRITSQDQFVQVLEGLFTRPSTTGH, from the coding sequence ATGGGTCTGCAGGATCTGGTCGCGCGGGCGTTTGACGTTGATGGGGCCTTGGCGCAGTGTGTAGACGAGTTCACCCCCCGAAGCGGACAGACTGCGATGGCAAATGCAGTGGCGGCCACTTTGGAGAGTGGTGGGGCACTGGTGGTCGAGGCCGGAACGGGTGTTGGCAAAACCTTTGCCTATCTGGTGCCAACCCTGCTCAGTGGTGAACGCGTCCTGCTGTCCACAGCGACAAAAACTCTGCAGGACCAGTTGTTTGGACGCGATATTCCACGCCTGGTGGCCGCGCTGGGCATGCCGGTGCGTGCGGCGCTGTTGAAGGGGCGCAGCAGCTACCTGTGCATGCTCCGCTTGGGGGACGCCAGGCACAGTGAAATGGCACATAAAGCCTCTGTGCAGCGGGATTTGGGCCGTGTTGAGGCCTGGTCTCAAACCACCCGTGCGGGGGATATGGCCGAGTTGACGCAGCTCGATGAACGTTCGCCGGTCATACCCCTGGTCACGTCCACGCGGGACAACTGCCTGGGCGCCCGATGCCCGCAGATCAGCAATTGCCACGTCAACCTGGCGCGGCGCGAGGCCATGGCGGCCGATGTGGTGGTCATCAACCACCACCTCTTTTTTGCCGATCTGAACATCCGCGAATCGGGTGTGGCCGAGTTATTGCCGACGGTGCGGGCCGTGGTGTTTGACGAAGCGCACCAGCTCAACGAAATCGGCGTTAACTTTTTGGGCCGTCAGCTGACAACCCACCAACTGGACAATTTCGGGCGCGATCTGGCGCTGCAAGGGCACAAGATGGTCCTGGCCCACACCGCGTGGCCCGACATGTTGGTGGAGCTCAGCCGCAGTGTGCAGGCGTTGCGCGCGTTGTGTGGTGGTAGCCAGGCCACCGGGCGTATCGCGTGGGAGGCTGAACAGCCCGCAGGCATTGCTGCGCAGGATTGGCAGGCTGTGGTGTCGGATGTGCATACGGCACTGCAGCACACGGATGTGGTGTTGCGCAGCATGGAAGATCTGTCGCCCGAGCTTCAGGCGCTGCATGAACGTGCCTCGCGCCTGATGGCTGAGCTGGACGTGTTTTCACACGCCGTGCAAGCCGGTGCCGTACGCTGGCTGGAGGTGGGCAGTTCACAGGTTCGGCTGGTTCAGTCACCGCTGGACATTGCAGATGCGATGCGATCACGTGTGAACAGCGCTGAAACCGATGGAGGCAATCACAAGTCCTGGATTTTTACGTCAGCCACCCTGGGGCATGACGCGCACATGGCACATTTTGTGGCGTCATGTGGGCTGGAGGGCGCGCAGGTGTTGCAGGTTCAAAGCCCCTTCGACTACATGGCCCAGGCAGCGTTGTACATCCCTGAACACATGCCCAAGCCGGGTGATGCGGGGCATAGCACCGCAGTGGCCCGGCTGGTGGCCCAGGGTGCCGCCGCGTTGGGCGGGCGAACCCTGGTGTTGACGACCACATTGCGGGCCATGCGCGACATTGCAGCAGCTTTGCGTGAGCACTTTGGTGCCTTGTCGTTCATGGATGTGTTGCTGCAGGGAGAGTCCCCCAAGCGCGAACTGACCGAGCGTTTTGTAAGGGGCGCCGTGGCCGGAAACAATGGTTGCATCCTGGTTGGCTCGGCGTCGTTCTGGGAGGGGATAGACGTTCCGGGTGACGCGCTGCAAATGGTGGTGATAGACAAACTTCCGTTTGCCCCGCCAGGAGACCCGGTGGTAGAAGCGCGGTCGAGGCAGCTGGAAGCCAGTGGCAGCAACCCGTTTCACCACTACCATGTGCCCCAGGCGGCGATCGCCCTCAAGCAGGGGGCCGGCCGTTTGATCCGTCGGGAAACTGACCGTGGGATGCTGGTGGTGTGTGATGTGCGGCTAAGCCAGATGGCCTATGGACGCCGTATTCTGGCGGCCTTGCCGGCCATGCGGCGCATCACCTCGCAAGACCAGTTTGTCCAGGTGCTCGAAGGTCTGTTTACCAGACCTTCCACCACGGGTCATTGA